One segment of Gordonia terrae DNA contains the following:
- the sufU gene encoding Fe-S cluster assembly sulfur transfer protein SufU, with product MRMEQMYQEVILDHYKHPHGRGLREPFGAEVHHVNPTCGDEVTLRVAVSDDGSSIDDVSYDGQGCSISQASTSVLHDLIVGLPVGEALATVESFNSMMTSRGKDAGDEDVIGDGIAFAGVSKYPARVKCALLGWMAFKDALAQTMDSHETRAETA from the coding sequence ATGCGGATGGAACAGATGTATCAGGAAGTGATCCTCGATCACTACAAGCACCCGCACGGCCGCGGCCTCCGTGAGCCGTTCGGCGCCGAGGTCCATCACGTCAACCCGACCTGTGGCGACGAGGTGACGTTGCGCGTCGCGGTGTCCGATGACGGCTCCAGCATCGACGACGTGTCCTACGACGGACAGGGATGTTCGATCTCCCAGGCGTCGACATCGGTGCTGCACGACCTGATCGTCGGCCTGCCGGTCGGGGAAGCGCTGGCCACCGTCGAGTCGTTCAACTCGATGATGACCTCGCGCGGCAAGGACGCCGGGGACGAGGACGTCATCGGCGACGGGATCGCCTTCGCCGGGGTGAGCAAGTACCCGGCGCGCGTCAAATGCGCACTTCTGGGCTGGATGGCGTTCAAGGACGCACTCGCACAGACGATGGACAGTCACGAGACACGAGCGGAGACAGCATGA
- a CDS encoding DUF1992 domain-containing protein yields the protein MRRFESRVERMIREATERGEFDDLPGAGKPLDLTDSDDPDWWVKRKIRDENLDSSALLPAPLQLRREAQDFPESLRDIADEDAVRDILVDFNRRVREAHLASRQMALPHSVVAHTVDVDDVIRRWRALRS from the coding sequence ATGAGACGCTTCGAATCACGGGTCGAGCGGATGATCCGCGAGGCGACCGAACGCGGCGAGTTCGACGATCTCCCGGGTGCGGGCAAGCCCCTCGATCTCACCGACAGCGACGACCCCGACTGGTGGGTGAAACGGAAGATCCGCGACGAGAATCTGGACTCGTCGGCGTTGCTCCCGGCGCCGCTGCAACTGCGCCGGGAGGCGCAGGACTTCCCGGAATCGCTGCGCGACATCGCCGACGAGGACGCGGTCCGCGATATCCTCGTCGACTTCAATCGCCGTGTGCGCGAAGCACATCTGGCGTCGCGTCAGATGGCGCTGCCGCACAGTGTCGTCGCGCACACCGTCGACGTCGACGACGTGATCCGGCGGTGGCGGGCGTTGCGGAGCTGA
- the sufC gene encoding Fe-S cluster assembly ATPase SufC produces MTTLEIRDLHVDVAQTDTDAEPIHILKGVNLTVKSGETHAIMGPNGSGKSTLSYAIAGHPKYEVTSGSITLDGEDVLEMSVDERARAGLFLAMQYPVEVPGVSMSNFLRTAATAVRGEAPKLRHWVKETKEAMTALEIDPSFSERSVNEGFSGGEKKRHEILQLDLLKPRIAILDETDSGLDVDALRVVSEGVNRYKERDNGGVLLITHYTRILRYIKPDYVHVFVNGRVVESGGSELADVLEEKGYERFTSAAKAG; encoded by the coding sequence ATGACCACACTGGAAATCCGCGATCTGCACGTCGACGTCGCGCAGACCGACACCGACGCCGAGCCCATCCACATCCTCAAGGGTGTCAACCTGACCGTGAAGTCGGGGGAGACCCACGCGATCATGGGCCCCAACGGTTCCGGCAAGTCGACGCTGTCCTACGCCATCGCCGGCCACCCCAAATACGAGGTGACCTCGGGCTCGATCACCCTCGACGGTGAGGACGTCCTGGAGATGAGTGTCGACGAGCGCGCTCGTGCCGGCCTGTTCCTGGCGATGCAGTACCCCGTCGAGGTGCCCGGCGTCTCGATGTCGAACTTCCTGCGGACCGCCGCGACCGCCGTCCGCGGCGAGGCGCCGAAGCTGCGCCACTGGGTCAAGGAGACCAAGGAGGCCATGACGGCACTCGAGATCGACCCGTCGTTCTCCGAGCGAAGTGTCAACGAGGGCTTCTCCGGCGGTGAGAAGAAGCGCCACGAGATCCTGCAGCTCGACCTGCTCAAGCCGCGCATCGCGATCCTCGACGAGACCGACTCCGGCCTCGACGTCGACGCGCTGCGCGTGGTGAGCGAGGGCGTCAACCGCTACAAGGAACGCGACAACGGCGGGGTTCTGCTCATCACGCACTACACCCGCATCCTGCGCTACATCAAGCCCGACTACGTGCACGTCTTCGTCAACGGCCGTGTCGTCGAGTCCGGCGGGTCCGAGCTGGCCGACGTGCTCGAGGAGAAGGGCTACGAGCGCTTCACCTCGGCGGCCAAGGCCGGCTGA
- a CDS encoding cysteine desulfurase gives MTLSTEATSAASAALDVAALRADFPILSRTVRDGKPLVYLDSGATSQRPVQVLDAERYFLTHHNAAVHRGAHQLAEEATDAYEDAREVIAAFVGASADELVFTKNATEALNLVTYTLGDPRSADVLGGSALGSGDTIVITELEHHANLVPWQELCRRTGATLRWYGVTDDGRIDLDSLTLDESVKVVAFTHQSNVTGAVADVAELVSRARAVGALVVLDACQSVPHMAVDFRALGVDFAAFSGHKMFGPSGVGALYGRSDLLNALPPFITGGSMIETVTMEASTYAPPPQRFEAGVPMTSQVVGLGAAVRYLTDLGMDAVAAHEHALTARTLEQLGGIDGVRIIGPSTAEDRGGAVAFLVDGIHAHDLGQILDDEGVAIRVGHHCTWPLHRRFGVAATARASFAAYNTFAEVDALAAAVVKAQKFFGTV, from the coding sequence GTGACACTCTCGACAGAGGCAACATCAGCGGCTTCCGCGGCACTGGACGTCGCCGCGTTGCGGGCCGACTTCCCGATCCTCTCGCGGACGGTGCGCGACGGGAAGCCGTTGGTGTACCTGGATTCCGGCGCGACGTCACAGCGTCCGGTCCAGGTGCTCGACGCCGAGCGGTACTTCCTCACGCATCACAACGCCGCGGTGCACCGCGGTGCGCATCAGCTCGCCGAGGAGGCGACCGACGCCTACGAGGATGCCCGCGAGGTTATCGCGGCGTTCGTCGGCGCGTCCGCCGACGAGCTCGTGTTCACCAAGAACGCGACCGAGGCGCTCAACCTCGTGACCTACACCCTCGGTGACCCGAGGTCGGCAGACGTCCTCGGCGGGTCGGCTCTCGGGTCCGGCGACACCATCGTGATCACCGAGCTGGAGCACCACGCCAACCTCGTTCCGTGGCAAGAACTGTGCCGTCGCACGGGCGCGACCCTGCGCTGGTACGGCGTGACGGACGACGGTCGGATCGACCTGGACTCGCTGACCCTCGACGAGTCGGTGAAGGTCGTCGCCTTCACCCACCAGTCGAATGTGACCGGCGCGGTCGCCGATGTGGCCGAACTCGTCTCGCGCGCCCGCGCGGTGGGGGCGCTGGTCGTGCTCGACGCGTGCCAGTCGGTGCCGCACATGGCGGTCGACTTCCGCGCTCTCGGCGTCGATTTCGCCGCGTTCTCGGGACACAAGATGTTCGGTCCCAGCGGCGTCGGCGCCCTCTACGGCAGGTCGGACCTGCTGAACGCGTTGCCGCCGTTCATCACCGGCGGATCGATGATCGAGACCGTGACGATGGAGGCATCGACCTACGCCCCGCCGCCCCAGCGGTTCGAGGCCGGTGTGCCGATGACCTCGCAGGTCGTCGGACTCGGCGCCGCGGTGCGGTATCTCACCGATCTCGGTATGGACGCCGTTGCCGCGCACGAGCATGCGCTGACGGCGCGGACGCTCGAACAGCTGGGTGGCATCGACGGGGTGCGCATCATCGGCCCGTCGACCGCGGAGGATCGCGGTGGGGCCGTGGCCTTCCTCGTCGACGGCATCCACGCGCATGATCTCGGCCAGATCCTCGACGACGAGGGCGTGGCCATCCGGGTGGGTCACCACTGCACCTGGCCGCTGCATCGGCGCTTCGGTGTCGCGGCGACCGCACGCGCATCGTTCGCCGCGTACAACACGTTCGCCGAGGTCGACGCGCTCGCCGCCGCGGTCGTGAAGGCGCAGAAGTTCTTCGGGACGGTCTGA
- a CDS encoding metal-sulfur cluster assembly factor has protein sequence MSDDTATTTTPTDTGVTGTPPAPATSLPAIEDVEEAMRDVVDPELGINVVDLGLVYGIEVTDDAVAKIDMTLTSAACPLTDVIEDQSRGALVSSGLCTELEINWVWLPPWGPDKITDDGREQLRALGFTV, from the coding sequence ATGAGTGACGACACAGCGACGACCACCACCCCGACCGACACCGGTGTGACGGGGACACCTCCGGCACCCGCGACCTCCCTGCCTGCCATCGAGGACGTCGAGGAGGCCATGCGCGACGTCGTGGATCCCGAACTGGGCATCAACGTCGTCGATCTCGGCCTGGTCTACGGCATCGAGGTGACCGATGACGCGGTCGCCAAAATCGACATGACCCTCACCTCGGCGGCCTGTCCGCTGACCGACGTGATCGAGGACCAGTCCCGTGGAGCACTGGTCAGCAGCGGACTGTGCACCGAGCTGGAGATCAACTGGGTCTGGCTGCCGCCGTGGGGCCCCGACAAGATCACCGACGACGGCCGCGAGCAGCTGCGGGCTCTGGGCTTCACCGTCTAG
- a CDS encoding lycopene cyclase family protein, which translates to MNSGVIVAGAGPAGRALAHRLVGAGVAVTLVDPSPDRVWRSTFACWSDELPDWIDPSAIAARTERVGVAGRDLEEVARGYTVFDTPGLQRSLSLDRVATVAARVVEIDGARVHLDDGTVLTGDAVVDSRGALPHDAPRQTAYGIVVGARTAGPILAGHEAMLMDWRGGAADRRSLPSFLYVVPLGGGEYLLEETCLAGYPALGLDELERRLAARLGGMPTEVLRVEHVDFPLTGSSPQPWRDPTFRFGAAGGFKNPTTGYSVATSLMCTDAVVDALAAGRDPAVDLWPSSARAVHNLRLRGLSALLRLSPSQTIAFFEAFFAMPVAAQRSYLSGRDDLTGTMGAMTRVITAVDMRTRAVVARGAMSTPAWAGDTD; encoded by the coding sequence GTGAATTCCGGAGTCATCGTCGCGGGGGCCGGACCGGCCGGCCGTGCCCTCGCACACCGGCTGGTCGGTGCCGGTGTTGCCGTCACGCTGGTCGACCCGTCTCCCGATCGGGTCTGGCGGTCGACGTTCGCCTGCTGGTCCGACGAGTTGCCCGACTGGATCGATCCGTCCGCGATCGCCGCCCGCACCGAGCGCGTCGGCGTTGCGGGCCGCGACCTCGAGGAGGTCGCCCGCGGGTACACCGTCTTCGACACTCCGGGCCTGCAACGGTCACTGTCCCTGGACCGGGTTGCGACCGTGGCCGCCCGCGTGGTCGAGATCGACGGTGCGCGTGTGCATCTCGACGACGGAACGGTCCTGACCGGGGACGCGGTGGTCGACTCCCGCGGCGCGCTCCCCCACGACGCGCCCCGGCAGACCGCGTACGGGATCGTCGTCGGGGCGCGGACCGCCGGACCGATCCTGGCCGGACACGAGGCGATGCTGATGGATTGGCGGGGCGGCGCCGCGGACCGCCGGTCGCTGCCGTCGTTCCTGTACGTCGTGCCCCTCGGGGGCGGCGAGTACCTCCTCGAGGAGACCTGCCTCGCCGGGTATCCCGCCCTGGGCCTCGACGAACTCGAACGCCGACTCGCCGCCCGTCTGGGCGGGATGCCGACCGAGGTTCTGAGGGTCGAACACGTCGACTTCCCGCTGACCGGTTCGTCGCCACAACCGTGGCGCGACCCCACGTTCCGATTCGGCGCCGCGGGCGGCTTCAAGAACCCGACGACGGGCTACAGCGTCGCGACGTCGCTCATGTGCACCGACGCAGTGGTGGACGCGCTCGCCGCGGGTCGCGACCCCGCCGTCGACCTGTGGCCATCGTCTGCACGCGCGGTCCACAATCTGCGTCTACGCGGGCTCAGCGCGCTGCTGCGGCTGAGCCCGTCGCAGACCATCGCCTTCTTCGAGGCGTTCTTCGCGATGCCCGTTGCCGCCCAACGAAGTTACCTCAGCGGGCGCGACGACCTCACCGGCACGATGGGCGCGATGACGCGGGTCATCACAGCGGTGGACATGCGCACCCGCGCAGTGGTGGCACGCGGCGCCATGTCGACACCGGCGTGGGCCGGCGACACCGACTGA